Proteins co-encoded in one Christiangramia fulva genomic window:
- the asnB gene encoding asparagine synthase (glutamine-hydrolyzing), producing MCGIAGIIGTNYNKEDLEKMLESIKHRGPDASGIYQNGDCLLGHNRLSIIDLSTNANQPFSDTTGRFQLIFNGEIYNYKELKAEIGDRYNFRTSSDTEVLLASYIIFGKDCLEKLNGMFAFAIWDKKKKELFAARDRFGVKPFYYYKDAESFIFASEIKAIHRFVEKNPDEKTWANYFCYGSYGSPETTFYKDIFQLQAGYYLEFKDGKLQKHQWYDFEKRIKEIPSDHGSDSEVKRKYLALLEDSIKLRFRADVEVGFNLSGGVDSSLLLALVNHLHPTHNIKAYTFYTGDERYDELPWVEKMIKRTGNSLEKVKLSPEEVPELSERISFYQDEPYGGIPTLAYSKIFQKASKDGVKVLLDGQGMDEQWAGYDYYGRATNELIQGSGNVSPLRTGVLNKGFMKLAEKPQYPELFSSVIQNLQYRDLFNTKLPRALRFNDRISMAYSTELREPFLDYRLVEMAFALPDQMKIRGGVHKYMLREIVKEYVPFEIAEAPKRALQTPQREWLGEELRGFVNQGIEKLLNSEFSNWFDSKALRKEWEAYQNGKQENSFYVWQWVNLGLLI from the coding sequence ATGTGCGGGATCGCCGGTATCATAGGGACGAATTACAATAAAGAAGACCTTGAGAAAATGCTTGAAAGCATCAAGCACCGGGGTCCGGATGCTTCCGGAATCTATCAGAATGGCGACTGTCTATTAGGACATAACCGACTTTCCATCATTGATCTTTCCACGAACGCCAACCAGCCTTTTAGCGATACTACCGGAAGATTTCAGCTGATCTTTAACGGGGAGATCTATAATTATAAAGAGTTAAAAGCCGAAATAGGAGACAGGTATAATTTTAGAACAAGTTCTGACACGGAGGTCTTACTGGCTTCTTATATCATTTTCGGAAAAGACTGCCTGGAAAAACTGAACGGGATGTTCGCCTTTGCGATCTGGGATAAGAAAAAAAAAGAGTTATTTGCAGCAAGGGACCGGTTTGGAGTAAAACCCTTCTATTATTATAAGGATGCAGAAAGCTTCATCTTTGCCAGTGAGATCAAAGCTATTCATAGATTTGTTGAAAAAAATCCGGATGAGAAAACCTGGGCCAATTATTTTTGTTACGGCAGCTATGGAAGTCCGGAAACTACTTTCTATAAGGATATTTTTCAGCTGCAGGCAGGATATTACTTAGAATTCAAAGATGGAAAGCTTCAAAAGCATCAGTGGTATGATTTTGAAAAAAGAATAAAAGAAATACCTTCTGATCACGGCTCGGATTCGGAGGTTAAAAGAAAATATCTCGCGTTACTTGAAGATTCCATAAAATTACGCTTCAGGGCCGATGTGGAGGTGGGTTTCAATTTAAGCGGGGGAGTGGACAGTTCACTCTTATTGGCATTGGTGAATCATTTGCACCCGACCCATAATATTAAGGCTTATACTTTTTATACCGGCGATGAGCGCTATGATGAACTGCCCTGGGTGGAAAAAATGATCAAAAGGACAGGGAATTCGCTTGAAAAAGTAAAATTGTCACCTGAAGAAGTACCTGAGCTTTCCGAAAGAATAAGCTTTTACCAGGATGAGCCTTATGGGGGAATTCCGACGCTGGCCTATTCAAAAATTTTTCAAAAGGCTTCTAAAGATGGCGTGAAAGTATTACTGGACGGACAGGGAATGGATGAACAATGGGCAGGATATGATTATTATGGAAGAGCCACGAATGAATTAATACAGGGGAGTGGAAATGTATCTCCGCTTCGTACAGGTGTTTTGAATAAAGGTTTCATGAAACTGGCCGAAAAACCTCAATACCCTGAACTTTTTTCCTCAGTAATTCAGAATTTACAGTACCGGGATCTTTTTAATACCAAACTGCCACGGGCCTTGAGATTTAATGACCGGATTTCAATGGCTTATTCCACAGAACTGAGAGAGCCCTTCCTGGATTACCGACTGGTGGAGATGGCTTTTGCATTGCCCGATCAAATGAAAATAAGAGGCGGTGTGCACAAATACATGCTACGCGAAATCGTTAAAGAATATGTTCCTTTTGAAATTGCGGAAGCTCCGAAGAGAGCATTACAAACGCCTCAGCGGGAATGGCTGGGAGAAGAACTGAGGGGGTTTGTTAATCAGGGAATTGAGAAATTGCTTAACTCTGAATTTTCCAACTGGTTTGATTCGAAGGCTCTTCGGAAGGAATGGGAAGCTTATCAAAACGGAAAACAGGAGAATAGTTTTTATGTATGGCAGTGGGTTAATTTAGGCCTTTTGATATAG